Proteins found in one Loxodonta africana isolate mLoxAfr1 chromosome 21, mLoxAfr1.hap2, whole genome shotgun sequence genomic segment:
- the CMTR2 gene encoding cap-specific mRNA (nucleoside-2'-O-)-methyltransferase 2: MRKCRKPPVHQRASPETFSPDVPADIFELFTKNFSYGKPSNNEWQLPDSSEIFTCDHVEFNSFLDLKNSLNEVKNLLSDKKLDEWHEHTAFTNKAGKIISHVRKSVNAELCTQAWCKFHEILCSFPLIPQEAFQNGELNSLHLCEAPGAFITSLNHYLKSHWLHCDWSWVANTLNPYHEANDTLMMIMDDRLIANTLGCWYFGPDNTGNIMTLKYLTGLQNFISSMAAIHLVTADGSFDCQGNPGEQEALVSSLHYCEVVTALTTLGNDGSFVLKMFTLFEHCSINLMYLLNCSFDEVHVFKPATSKAGNSEVYVVCLHYKGREAIHPLLSKMMLNFGTEMSSKALFPHHVIPESFLKRHEECCVFFHKYQLETISENIRLFGCMGKEEQAKLNNLRDCAVQYFMQKLQLKPLPRNNWLVKRSNIGCSTNTKWFGQRNRYFKTYNERKMLEALSWKDKVAKGYFNSWAEEHAVYHPGQSSRLEGTGSSLECPLWHILEGKKLPKVKCSPFCDGEILKTLNEAIEKSLEGALNLDSKFRPKQQYYCSCRVFSEELILSELFKLTKCLQDEHVVGPSSQIKCLLVGLPALCDSKTNVPLEVQFLESAELMTFGCSLLHDGDPKYQQLFLDCLLYSLQQLHTGDVLILPILSCFTRFMAGLIFVLNGCFKFITFFCPTSSEPLRSCAVLLCVGFQDFPSPVFQYLQNVNEVLSTLLNSEAPQQVLQFVPMEVLLKGELLDFLWDLNAAIAKRHLHLIIQGEREEIINGLQLGNRACSF; encoded by the coding sequence ATGCGTAAGTGCAGAAAGCCACCAGTTCATCAGAGAGCAAGTCCTGAGACATTTAGCCCAGATGTTCCTGCTGACATTTTTGAACTCTTCACCAAGAACTTTTCTTATGGTAAGCCATCTAATAATGAATGGCAGTTACCAGATTCCAGTGAGATTTTCACCTGTGACCATGTGGAATTTAATTCATTTCTTGATTTGAAGAACTCTTTGAATGAAGTAAAAAACCTACTAAGTGATAAGAAACTTGACGAGTGGCATGAGCACACTGCTTTCACTAATAAAGCTGGAAAAATAATTTCCCATGTGAGAAAATCTGTGAACGCTGAACTTTGTACTCAAGCATGGTGTAAGTTTCATGAGATTTTGTGTAGCTTTCCACTTATTCCACAGGAAGCTTTTCAGAATGGAGAACTGAATTCCCTCCACCTTTGTGAAGCTCCTGGAGCTTTTATAACTAGTCTTAATCACTACTTAAAATCCCACTGGCTCCACTGTGATTGGAGTTGGGTAGCCAATACTCTGAATCCGTACCATGAAGCAAATGACACTCTAATGATGATTATGGATGATCGgcttattgcaaataccttagGTTGCTGGTACTTTGGTCCAGATAACACCGGTAATATCATGACCCTGAAATATCTGACTGGACTTCAGAATTTCATAAGCAGCATGGCTGCCATTCACTTGGTCACTGCAGACGGGAGTTTTGATTGCCAAGGAAACCCAGGTGAACAAGAAGCTTTAGTCTCTTCTTTGCATTATTGTGAAGTTGTTACTGCTCTGACAACTCTTGGAAATGATGGCTCTTTTGTTCTAAAAATGTTTACTTTGTTTGAACATTGTTCCATAAACCTGATGTATCTGCTAAACTGTTCCTTTGACGAAGTCCACGTTTTCAAACCTGCCACTAGTAAGGCAGGAAACTCAGAAGTCTATGTGGTGTGTCTCCACTATAAAGGAAGAGAGGCCATCCATCCTCTGTTATCTAAGATGATGCTGAATTTTGGGACCGAAATGAGCAGCAAAGCTCTCTTTCCCCATCATGTGATTCCTGAATCTTTTCTTAAACGACATGAAGAATGTTGCGTGTTCTTTCATAAGTATCAGCTAGAGACTATTTCTGAGAACATTCGTCTGTTTGGGTGCATGGGAAAAGAGGAGCAAGCAAAGCTGAATAATTTAAGGGACTGTGCTGTACAATATTTCATGCAGAAGCTTCAGTTGAAGCCTCTTCCCAGAAATAATTGGTTAGTAAAAAGATCTAATATTGGTTGTAGTACAAATACAAAATGGTTTGGGCAGAGGAACAGGTATTTTAAAACCTATAATGAAAGGAAGATGCTGGAAGCCCTTTCATGGAAAGATAAAGTGGCTAAAGGATACTTTAATAGTTGGGCTGAAGAACATGCTGTATATCATCCTGGGCAAAGTTCTCGTTTAGAAGGGACAGGTTCCAGTCTTGAGTGTCCCTTATGGCATATCTTAGAGGGAAAGAAACTGCCAAAGGTAAAGTGTTCTCCTTTCTGCGATGGTGAAATTTTAAAGACTCTtaatgaagcaattgaaaagtcATTAGAAGGGGCTTTGAATTTGGATTCCAAGTTTAGGCCGAAACAGCAGTATTACTGTTCTTGTCGTGTTTTTTCTGAGGAACTGATACTTTCTGAGTTGTTTAAACTTACCAAATGCCTGCAGGATGAGCATGTTGTAGGACCCAGCAGCCAAATAAAGTGCCTGCTTGTGGGTTTGCCAGCTCTCTGTGATAGCAAAACGAATGTACCTTTGGAAGTTCAGTTCCTGGAATCGGCTGAACTCATGACTTTTGGCTGCTCATTGCTTCATGATGGAGACCCAAAATACCAGCAGTTATTTTTGGATTGCCTTCTGTATTCATTGCAACAGCTTCATACAGGAGATGTTTTGATTTTGCCTATACTTTCTTGTTTCACAAGATTTAtggctggtttgatctttgtACTCAACGGCTGTTTTAAATTCATTACATTTTTTTGTCCTACATCCTCTGAGCCTCTGAGGAGTTGCGCAGTCCTGCTATGTGTTGGTTTTCAGGACTTTCCAAGTCCGGTTTTCCAGTATCTGCAGAATGTGAATGAAGTGCTGAGCACATTGCTTAACTCTGAGGCACCTCAGCAGGTTTTACAGTTTGTGCCAATGGAGGTGCTTCTTAAAGGGGAACTACTTGATTTTTTGTGGGATTTGAATGCTGCCATTGCTAAAAGGCATTTGCATTTGATTAttcaaggagaaagagaagagatcATCAATGGCCTTCAGTTAGGAAATAGAGCATGTTCTTTCTGA